Proteins encoded together in one Juglans regia cultivar Chandler chromosome 9, Walnut 2.0, whole genome shotgun sequence window:
- the LOC108993762 gene encoding probable trehalase — protein MPAFPKVRLLSRSYNRPCPSVFPRSRFVHLVSSPTMMAFRALSFRKLCVISFAFFFVVLTTMSVAEALSHCNSNSDGPVTTTNPLVIFLERVQETALSTFGGSKFDPKLYVDMSLKFDLSTTEAAFDKLPRSSNGSVSIEDLNGFLGKYLQGAGDDMVYSEPVDFVPEPEGFLPKVKNPELRAWALEVHALWKNLSRKVSDGVLKRPELYTLLPLPQPVMIPGSRFREVYYWDSYWVIRGLLASKMYETAKAIVTNLVHMIEEYGHVLNGARAYYTNRSQPPLLSAMIHAIYTRTGDIQFVKKYLPALVKEHHFWSSGIHKVTIKDAQSCNHTLNRYYAKWNKPRPESSTIDKQTASKISNVSEKQNLYRELASTAESGWDFSTRWMRNHSDLTTLATTSILPVDLNAFILGMELDIALLAKVAGDDSIAKRFSKASQARVKAIKSVLWNSKKGQWFDYWLSDHTCQEPQTWEAGNQNQNVYASNFFPLWIESFYSDTPLVNEAMKSFQSSGLLHAFGIATSLTNSGEQWDFPNGWPPVQHMIVEGLARSGSKEARSVAEDIAERWIRTNYAAYKKTGTMHEKYDVEKCGEFGGGGEYVPQTGFGWSNGVVLAFLEEFGWPQDRTIHC, from the exons ATGCCGGCCTTTCCCAAAGTTCGACTGCTTTCTCGTTCTTATAATCGGCCCTGTCCCAGCGTCTTTCCTCGCTCTCGATTCGTACACCTTGTCTCTTCTCCTACCATGATGGCCTTTCGAGCCCTTAGCTTTAGGAAATTATGCGTGatatcttttgcattttttttcgtGGTTCTAACAACCATGAGCGTCGCAGAAGCTTTGTCGCATTGTAATTCCAACAGTGATGGCCCTGTGACCACTACAAACCCTTTGGTTATCTTCCTCGAACGTGTCCAAGAGACGGCCCTGAGCACCTTCGGAGGATCAAAGTTTGACCCTAAGCTTTATGTTGACATGTCGCTGAAGTTCGACTTATCGACGACTGAGGCCGCTTTTGATAAGCTTCCAAGGTCCTCAAATGGATCAGTTTCGATTGAGGATCTAAATGGGTTCTTAGGTAAGTACTTGCAGGGTGCAGGGGATGATATGGTCTACTCTGAACCAGTGGATTTTGTCCCAGAGCCGGAAGGGTTCTTGCCAAAGGTGAAGAATCCGGAGCTGAGGGCCTGGGCCCTGGAGGTCCATGCTTTGTGGAAGAATCTGAGTAGGAAAGTCTCTGATGGGGTCCTGAAGCGGCCAGAGTTGTATACTCTGCTCCCTCTGCCTCAGCCGGTCATGATTCCGGGTTCACGATTTAGAGAGGTCTATTACTGGGATTCTTACTGGGTAATTAG GGGATTGCTAGCAAGTAAGATGTATGAGACTGCAAAAGCAATTGTGACAAATCTTGTTCACATGATAGAAGAATATGGTCATGTCCTTAATGGTGCAAGGGCTTATTACACTAACAGAAG CCAGCCTCCCCTTCTAAGTGCTATGATTCATGCAATATACACTAGGACGGGtgatatacaatttgttaaaaaatatctccCTGCACTGGTCAAAGAGCATCACTTTTGGAGTTCAG GAATACATAAGGTGACCATTAAAGATGCTCAATCTTGCAATCACACTTTAAATCGGTACTATGCAAAGTGGAACAAACCCAGGCCTGAATCTTCAACCATT GACAAGCAAACTGCTTCCAAGATCTCAAATGTTTCTGAGAAACAGAATCTCTACCGCGAACTGGCTTCAACTGCTGAATCTGGTTGGGACTTCAGCACGAGGTGGATGAG GAATCATTCAGATCTCACAACATTGGCCACAACATCAATTTTACCTGTCGATTTAAATGCCTTCATACTTGGG ATGGAACTAGACATTGCCTTGTTAGCAAAAGTTGCAGGAGATGATAGCATTgcaaagaggttttcaaaagCTTCTCAAGCCAGAGTGAAGGCAATAAAATCTGTTCTCTGGAATTCAAAGAAGGGACAATGGTTTGATTACTGGCTCAGTGATCACACATGCCAG GAACCTCAAACTTGGGAAGCTGGTAACCAGAATCAGAATGTATACGCTTCAAACTTCTTTCCTTTGTGGATTGAGTCATTCTACTCAG ATACTCCCCTGGTGAATGAAGCCATGAAAAGCTTCCAAAGTTCAGGCCTGCTTCATGCTTTTGGGATAGCAACTTCTTTGACAAACTCAGGAGAACAATG GGACTTTCCAAATGGTTGGCCCCCAGTTCAACACATGATAGTCGAGGGTCTAGCTAGATCTGGATCAAAAGAAGCAAGGTCAGTGGCCGAAGACATTGCTGAGAGGTGGATAAGAACCAACTATGCTGCCTACAAGAAAACAGGCACAATGCACGAAAAATATGACGTGGAAAAATGTGGAGAATTTGGAGGTGGTGGTGAATATGTACCCCAG ACTGGTTTTGGCTGGTCAAATGGAGTTGTTTTGGCATTTCTGGAGGAGTTTGGATGGCCTCAAGACCGGACGATACATTGCTGA
- the LOC108993750 gene encoding transcription repressor MYB6-like, translating to MGRAPCCSKVGLQKGPWTAKEDTLLINYIRAHGEGHWRSLPKKAGLLRCGKSCRLRWMNYLRPDIKRGNITPDEEDLIIRLHSLLGNRWSLIAGRLPGRTDNEIKNYWNSHLGKRFKINTRNDQNNRKGGSECVRGPKISTQKNYKNQDSTAYGETIMTTKVHLPKAMRVSPLPITRKNSTDGMASGSSTSLGDGNKGVLDDHEEVLKCLPDLRDYIEGGDSTDFVSSYGVCDPPYQFSEPTKDDMLDKIYEEYQQLLKAENQLSLDSFVDSLLI from the exons ATGGGAAGAGCTCCATGTTGTTCAAAAGTTGGTTTACAAAAAGGACCATGGACTGCCAAAGAAGACACATTGCTCATTAACTATATCCGGGCTCATGGTGAAGGCCATTGGAGATCTTTGCCTAAAAAAGCAG GGCTACTTAGGTGTGGGAAGAGCTGCAGGCTAAGATGGATGAATTATCTCCGTCCCGATATCAAGCGAGGAAACATCACCCCTGATGAGGAGGACCTCATTATCCGGCTTCACTCCCTTCTTGGTAACCGTTGGTCTCTAATTGCTGGAAGACTTCCAGGCCGAACTGACAATGAGATCAAGAACTATTGGAACTCTCATCTAGGCAAAAGGTTCAAGATTAACACGAGAAACGATCAGAACAACCGAAAAGGAGGATCAGAATGTGTTAGAGGTCCAAAGATCAGTACTCAAAAGAATTACAAGAACCAAGATAGTACAGCTTATGGTGAAACAATAATGACGACCAAAGTTCATCTGCCAAAGGCCATGAGGGTTTCACCACTTCCAATTACAAGGAAGAATAGTACTGATGGTATGGCAAGTGGATCATCAACTAGTCTTGGAGATGGAAATAAAGGTGTTCTTGATGATCATGAAGAGGTTTTGAAGTGTTTACCTGATCTCAGAGATTATATTGAAGGTGGAGATAGTACTGACTTTGTTAGTAGCTATGGCGTCTGTGATCCACCATACCAATTTTCTGAACCCACCAAAGATGACATGCTGGACAAGATTTACGAGGAATATCAGCAGCTTCTCAAGGCAGAAAATCAACTCTCTTTGGACTCCTTTGTCGATTCCttgttgatttga
- the LOC108993764 gene encoding short-chain dehydrogenase TIC 32 B, chloroplastic-like — protein MLETVKYLIGTVGESGYGSKSTADQVTESCPDLRSITAIITGSTSGIGAETARVLAKRGARLVLPARNLEAAEEVKARIVSECPESEIVVMSLDLSSLGSVRNFVSGFESLDLPLNLLVNNAGKFAHEHAISEDGIEITFATNYLGHFLLTKLLLNRMIETAKNTGVQGRIVNVSSGIHGWFSGDTIGYLGLLTRNKSRYDATRAYALSKLANVLHTKELARRLEKMEANVTVNCVHPGIARTRLTRELEGSLFTDLSFFLASKLLKTIPQAAATACYVGTHPTLLNVSGKYFVDCNEASTSELGSNSAEAERLWSASEIMVSKDPKAVFDQRLSLKKDKSRDDA, from the exons ATGCTTGAGACCGTGAAATATCTCATTGGCACCGTCGGAGAGAGCGGCTACGGCTCCAAGTCCACCGCCGACCAAGTTACTGAGAGCTGCCCCGATCTGCGCTCCATCACGGCCATCATCACAG GCTCTACGTCTGGGATCGGAGCCGAGACGGCTCGTGTTCTGGCCAAGCGAGGGGCGAGGCTGGTCCTCCCGGCGCGAAACCTCGAGGCTGCCGAGGAAGTCAAGGCCCGTATCGTGTCGGAATGTCCCGAGTCCGAGATCGTTGTCATGTCTCTCGATCTTAGCTCTCTTGGTTCTGTCCGAAACTTTGTCTCGGGGTTTGAGTCCCTCGATTTGCCTCTCAATCTCCTCGT AAACAACGCAGGCAAGTTTGCTCACGAGCACGCAATTTCTGAAGACGGAATCGAAATTACATTCGCCACAAATTATTTAG GTCATTTTCTGTTGACAAAGCTGTTGCTGAACAGGATGATTGAGACGGCGAAGAATACCGGCGTTCAAGGCCGGATAGTGAACGTGTCCTCGGGCATTCACGGCTGGTTTTCCGGTGACACGATCGGATATCTTGGCCTGCTAACCCGAAACAAAAG CCGTTACGACGCGACACGTGCTTATGCGCTCTCGAAGCTCGCCAACGTTTTGCACACCAAGGAACTTGCTCGGAGACTggag AAAATGGAGGCCAACGTGACAGTGAATTGTGTTCATCCTGGAATAGCGAGAACCAGACTTACTAGAGAACTTGAAGGCAGCCTTTTCACAG aTTTGAGTTTCTTCTTGGCTTCGAAGCTCCTGAAGACAATTCCTCAG GCTGCTGCTACTGCTTGTTACGTTGGGACTCATCCGACGCTACTAAACGTGTCCGGGAAGTACTTTGTGGACTGCAACGAAGCTTCCACGTCGGAACTGGGATCCAACTCAGCCGAAGCTGAACGGCTATGGTCTGCTTCTGAAATCATGGTTTCTAAAGACCCAAAAGCAGTTTTTGATCAACGTCttagtttaaaaaaagataaaagtagaGACGATGCATGA
- the LOC108993780 gene encoding uncharacterized protein LOC108993780, translating to MGSYSEEEEDQFYDTCEELSSVSDCGLDCSENSSSSIGNFDGVLGSFCDEIWTKNPESVQERRHRFLKLMGLSIYWNSVMREDLGDGSEEKIETDVDRIMENSGAVLRTSGFEEVFPLSKSTMSDEVSQPLENVASEDSFVCKTKNLDDGTEFLVNELDRDGMLSSLHEVGSNRSVSFEDFPRIFGPSPLVQHHLHREVDEARYLVNAKKKVKKGWLRKLGAAGCILDTAVSKPGDAEQTLELGMQRVRVHPYKKRSKELSSLYAGQEFLAHKGSILTMKFSLDGRYLASAGKDRIVRVWKVVEDERSVNFDAPGMDPSCVYFTMNHLSELAPLDVDGGKLGKMEKLRKSSDSTCVILPPKVFRILEKPLHEFQGHFSDVLDLSWSANGFLLSSSVDKTVRLWQVGCDRCLRIFSHNNYVTCVDFNPVDDKYFISGSIDGKVRIWETVGCKVVDYIDTREIVTAVCYQPDGKGGIVGTLTGNCLFYDITDAHLQLNVQICLQGKKKSPGKRITGFQFSPNEPSKVMVTSADSVVRILSGVDIICKFKGLRNAGSQMSASFTLDGKHIVSASDDSNVYLWNVTSQDMRTSSRVKTIWSTESFQSHDASIAIPWNGIQTTSGALPSPSLSLDIWGSSTKNGWKHRNLDENSGQNSTFSSPDCFSRSRGFLLESLPKGSATWPEEKLSNSSPITISPAICKSEYKILKSACQGMFSSPHMWGFVVVTASWDGRIRTYHNYGLPVRL from the exons ATGGGGAGTTACTCTGAAGAGGAAGAGGATCAATTTTATGATACATGCGAGGAGTTATCTTCTGTGTCGGATTGTGGATTGGATTGCTCCGAGAACAGTAGCTCCAGTATTGGGAACTTTGATGGCGTTTTGGGTAGTTTTTGTGATGAGATTTGGACTAAGAACCCGGAGAGTGTACAAGAGCGCCGACATAGGTTCTTAAAATTGATGGGGTTAAGTATATATTGGAATTCAGTTATGAGAGAGGATTTGGGAGATGGAtcagaagaaaaaattgaaacggATGTTGATAGAATCATGGAAAATAGCGGGGCTGTGCTGAGAACATCGGGTTTTGAAGAAGTGTTTCCATTGAGTAAGTCTACCATGTCAGATGAAGTGTCACAACCTTTAGAAAATGTTGCTTCGGAAGATAGTTTTGTGTGTAAAACCAAGAATTTGGACGATGGAACTGAGTTCCTTGTGAATGAACTTGATCGGGATGGGATGCTCAGCAGTCTACATGAAGTGGGTTCCAATCGATCGGTGAGTTTTGAAGACTTTCCGAGAATCTTTGGGCCATCTCCTTTGGTTCAGCATCACTTGCATAGAGAAGTTGATGAGGCAAGGTATTTGGTTAACGCgaagaagaaagtgaagaagGGTTGGCTTAGGAAATTAGGTGCAGCAGGCTGCATTCTTGATACTGCTGTTTCGAAACCTGGTGATGCGGAACAAACATTAGAGTTGGGGATGCAAAGAGTTCGGGTTCATCCTTATAAAAAGCGGTCCAAGGAACTGTCTTCCCTTTATGCTGGACAGGAATTTCTAGCACATAAGGGGTCAATATTGACGATGAAGTTCAGTCTTGACGGACGGTACTTGGCGAGTGCTGGGAAAGATAGAATTGTTCGCGTGTGGAAGGTAGTCGAAGATGAGAGATCAGTCAACTTCGATGCTCCAGGAATGGATCCTTCTTGTGTATACTTCACAATGAATCATCTTTCTGAATTGGCTCCTCTTGACGTGGATGGAGGGAAATTAGGGAAGATGGAGAAATTGAGGAAATCATCAGATTCGACTTGTGTCATTCTCCCACCAAAGGTCTTCCGGATATTAGAGAAGCCCCTACATGAGTTCCAAGGACATTTCAGTGACGTCTTGGATCTCTCATGGTCTGCAAATGGG TTTCTCCTGTCGTCCTCTGTCGACAAGACTGTTCGTCTATGGCAAGTGGGATGTGACAGATGCCTAAGGATCTTTTCTCATAATAATTATG TGACGTGTGTTGATTTTAATCCCGTGGATGATAAGTACTTCATCAGCGGTTCAATTGATGGAAAAGTTCGCATCTGGGAAACTGTTGGCTGTAAGGTTGTTGATTATATTGATACCAGGGAGATAGTCACTGCTGTGTGTTATCAGCCTGATGGAAAG GGAGGAATTGTGGGCACCTTGACCGGGAACTGTCTATTTTATGATATCACAG ATGCTCATCTGCAACTGAATGTTCAAATATGCTTACAGGGCAAGAAGAAGTCTCCAGGAAAGAGGATAACTGGCTTTCAG TTTTCCCCGAATGAACCGAGCAAAGTAATGGTCACTTCTGCTGATTCAGTGGTCCGTATCCTTTCGGGAGTTGATATCATTTGCAAATTCAAGG GTCTTCGAAATGCTGGAAGCCAGATGTCTGCCTCTTTTACCTTAGATGGGAAACACATTGTGTCAGCAAGCGATGATTCAAATGTCTACCTCTGGAACGTTACAAGCCAGGACATGAGGACTTCTTCTCGAGTAAAGACTATTTGGTCTACTGAGAGTTTCCAATCCCACGATGCATCCATTGCTATACCTTGGAATGGCATTCAAACAACGTCAGGAGCACTTCCATCCCCATCATTGAGCTTAGATATTTGGGGAAGTAGTACAAAAAATGGGTGGAAACACCGAAACTTGGATGAGAATTCAGGCCAAAACTCAACTTTCTCTTCTCCCGATTGTTTCTCTCGTAGCCGTGGGTTTTTATTGGAGTCTTTGCCAAAGGGATCTGCCACTTGGCCTGAGGAGAAACTTTCCAATTCCAGTCCAATAACTATTTCACCTGCAATATGCAAATCCGAGTACAAAATCTTGAAGAGTGCTTGCCAGGGCATGTTTAGTTCTCCCCACATGTGGGGGTTTGTGGTTGTGACTGCAAGCTGGGATGGGCGGATTAGAACGTATCACAACTATGGGTTACCTGTTCGTCTTTGA